One genomic window of Luteitalea pratensis includes the following:
- a CDS encoding DUF2235 domain-containing protein, whose translation MPDTTTTPADDTRPIHDAAATMPPLPGPKAIVLFSDGTGNSSAKLFKTNVWRMYEAVDLGPAPPGKRPQISYYDDGVGTSGFKPLAVLGGAFGWGLRRNVLDIYKYVCRNYKTGDEIYGFGFSRGAFTMRLAVALIAAEGLVQSDREAELNRLSREAYRSFRKNWLPRKLTWPTRFLRQLRDGITSWRDRRKGRSSYDAKQNLAPPIRFVGVWDTVAAYGGPFAEVTRAIDNWIFPLSMPDYQLNKKVVCARHALALDDERDAFQPLLWDEVHEESAGMPAGRLQQVWFTGMHSDVGGGYPDESLSFVSLLWMMEEAEKAGLRTLDTIKSRFVALASSAGPIHDSRHGVGSYYRYQPRKIAAWLHPVDARTYSLRDPAIVTVDGHPKGLLTHVRVHESVVARIANGTDRYAPITLPEHFEVFPPQVEGENAPQPDSDDGRPADDGRLADNGNVHPMVSAALRARLAEPEATRARAMAMEAVWDLVWRRRVTYFVTVGLTLLLVTMPFWADKVPESPVLADGRTWIDGVLRLALLVTPAFLRFWVDSFADNPAYFLIVAALISALMWHSSACELSLRDRARAIWRDATTPHGPVAPPTAPTRLERIRTSTTYQRAVQAFKWKFLPNVAVTPVIAIVALWAGAALLTQIELPWLESGETLCKSNGSALPDLDRHEMDFSTRTPCYSVPAKAVENTRYIVEMTVKEKWFDGTAATDPVGLTAAELGLVGYLGVPFRRVIEARYLQPMIEIRQPPRPFQFDSVHIYPLEMQWHNESQLYRGEFTAPHAGELFVFANDSVSPIDPLFFYEPQRFHSGNHGTARLTIRRAVPDSPAMPAARRERAFERHAVALKSGRTG comes from the coding sequence ATGCCTGACACAACGACGACACCCGCCGACGACACGCGGCCCATTCACGACGCCGCGGCGACCATGCCGCCCCTGCCGGGCCCGAAGGCCATCGTCCTGTTCTCGGATGGCACCGGAAACAGCAGCGCCAAGCTGTTCAAGACAAATGTCTGGCGCATGTACGAGGCCGTGGATCTCGGGCCGGCACCTCCGGGCAAGCGTCCCCAGATTTCCTACTACGACGACGGCGTCGGCACGTCGGGGTTCAAGCCGCTGGCCGTCCTCGGTGGCGCATTCGGCTGGGGCCTGCGACGCAACGTCCTCGATATCTACAAGTACGTGTGCCGAAACTACAAGACCGGCGACGAGATCTACGGCTTCGGCTTCAGCCGGGGAGCGTTCACGATGCGCCTCGCCGTCGCCCTCATCGCGGCCGAGGGGCTGGTGCAATCGGACCGCGAGGCCGAGTTGAATCGCCTCAGCCGCGAAGCGTACCGTTCGTTCAGAAAGAACTGGCTGCCCCGCAAACTGACCTGGCCGACTAGGTTCCTTCGGCAACTCCGAGACGGGATCACATCATGGCGGGATCGAAGGAAGGGCCGTAGTTCATACGATGCGAAACAGAACCTCGCGCCGCCGATCCGTTTTGTCGGCGTCTGGGATACGGTCGCGGCCTACGGCGGTCCTTTTGCCGAAGTGACCCGCGCCATCGACAACTGGATCTTCCCCCTCAGCATGCCCGACTACCAACTGAACAAGAAGGTCGTCTGTGCGCGTCATGCCCTGGCGCTCGACGACGAACGTGACGCGTTCCAGCCACTGCTGTGGGACGAGGTTCACGAAGAGTCGGCCGGCATGCCCGCGGGACGCCTTCAACAGGTGTGGTTCACGGGGATGCATTCGGACGTCGGCGGCGGGTACCCGGACGAGAGTCTCAGTTTCGTCTCGCTCCTGTGGATGATGGAAGAGGCCGAGAAGGCCGGCCTTCGGACGCTGGACACGATCAAGTCGCGGTTCGTGGCGCTGGCGAGTAGCGCCGGACCCATTCACGACAGCCGGCATGGGGTCGGCTCGTACTATCGGTATCAGCCGCGAAAGATTGCCGCGTGGCTCCATCCCGTGGACGCGCGGACGTACAGCTTGCGTGATCCCGCGATCGTGACGGTCGATGGCCACCCCAAGGGACTGCTCACGCACGTCAGGGTCCACGAAAGCGTCGTCGCGCGGATCGCGAACGGGACGGATCGATACGCGCCGATCACGCTGCCCGAGCACTTCGAGGTGTTTCCGCCGCAGGTCGAGGGAGAGAACGCGCCGCAGCCCGATAGCGATGATGGGCGGCCTGCCGACGATGGGCGGCTTGCCGACAATGGAAACGTGCATCCGATGGTGAGCGCCGCGCTGCGCGCCCGACTGGCCGAGCCGGAGGCCACTCGGGCGCGAGCCATGGCGATGGAAGCGGTCTGGGATCTTGTCTGGCGCCGGCGCGTGACGTATTTCGTGACCGTCGGCCTGACGTTGCTGCTCGTGACCATGCCCTTCTGGGCGGACAAGGTGCCCGAGTCGCCGGTGCTGGCCGATGGCCGCACGTGGATCGATGGTGTGCTGCGCCTGGCGCTCCTCGTCACGCCGGCCTTCCTGCGGTTCTGGGTCGACTCTTTCGCGGATAACCCGGCCTATTTCCTGATCGTGGCGGCGCTAATCAGCGCACTGATGTGGCACAGTTCGGCCTGCGAGCTGAGCCTCCGCGATCGAGCGAGAGCCATCTGGCGAGATGCCACGACACCACACGGGCCAGTCGCCCCGCCCACGGCACCGACGCGGTTGGAGCGCATCCGTACCTCGACGACCTATCAGCGCGCCGTGCAGGCGTTCAAGTGGAAGTTCCTGCCGAATGTCGCCGTCACCCCGGTTATTGCCATCGTGGCGCTGTGGGCGGGCGCCGCACTCCTGACACAAATAGAACTGCCATGGCTGGAAAGCGGCGAGACGCTGTGCAAGTCCAACGGCAGCGCGCTGCCGGACCTCGATCGGCACGAGATGGATTTCTCGACCCGGACGCCGTGTTACTCGGTCCCTGCGAAGGCCGTCGAGAACACGCGCTACATCGTCGAGATGACGGTGAAGGAGAAATGGTTCGACGGTACAGCGGCGACAGACCCGGTCGGACTTACCGCGGCGGAGCTGGGACTCGTGGGTTACCTCGGCGTGCCGTTCCGTCGCGTCATCGAGGCCAGGTATCTCCAGCCGATGATCGAGATTCGCCAGCCACCCCGACCCTTCCAGTTCGACAGCGTGCACATCTATCCCCTGGAGATGCAGTGGCACAACGAGTCTCAGCTCTACCGAGGCGAGTTCACGGCGCCTCATGCCGGCGAGCTGTTCGTGTTCGCCAACGACTCGGTGTCGCCCATCGATCCGCTCTTCTTCTATGAGCCACAACGGTTCCATAGCGGCAACCACGGGACTGCGCGACTGACCATCAGGCGTGCTGTCCCAGACAGCCCGGCCATGCCAGCCGCACGCCGTGAACGGGCCTTCGAACGCCACGCAGTTGCCCTGAAGTCCGGCCGCACGGGGTGA
- the tadA gene encoding tRNA adenosine(34) deaminase TadA has translation MGSPDVSSAHAIDYMREAVRLAGTAAALGEVPVGAVVVRDGVIIGRGYNRPISGVDPTAHAEIVALRQAAAYVGNYRLTGADLYVTVEPCTMCAGALVHARIARLVFGTREPRAGAVISTGQVLAVAGLNHRVEVIEGVLGDEAQRLMVEFFRERRTPTCPPKP, from the coding sequence ATGGGTTCACCCGACGTGTCGTCGGCTCACGCGATCGACTACATGCGTGAAGCAGTGCGCCTGGCCGGCACCGCGGCCGCACTGGGCGAAGTGCCGGTCGGTGCCGTGGTCGTCCGCGACGGCGTGATCATCGGCCGTGGCTACAACCGTCCCATTAGCGGCGTCGACCCGACGGCGCACGCCGAGATCGTGGCCCTGCGACAGGCTGCCGCGTACGTCGGCAACTATCGGCTTACGGGTGCGGATCTCTACGTGACCGTCGAGCCCTGCACCATGTGCGCGGGCGCGCTCGTGCATGCGCGTATCGCCCGGCTCGTGTTCGGCACACGCGAGCCCAGGGCCGGTGCGGTCATCTCCACGGGACAGGTGCTCGCCGTCGCCGGGCTGAACCATCGCGTCGAGGTCATCGAGGGCGTCCTGGGCGATGAGGCGCAACGGCTCATGGTGGAGTTCTTTCGAGAACGCCGAACGCCGACTTGTCCGCCGAAGCCCTAA
- a CDS encoding VOC family protein — protein sequence MTDTTYRTVTPYLLVNDADAQLRFLEAAFAGTVRHCSRTPDGRVMHAEVTIGDSLVMLGQCGPEWPARPCALYLWVDDVDATWAQALASGGTEESKPEDKPYGHRNAGVNDANGNTWWIAAPVRESHA from the coding sequence ATGACCGACACGACCTACCGCACAGTCACTCCATACCTGCTCGTGAACGACGCCGACGCGCAACTGCGGTTCCTCGAGGCCGCGTTTGCCGGGACCGTCCGACACTGCAGCCGCACGCCCGATGGCCGGGTGATGCATGCCGAAGTCACCATCGGCGACTCGCTCGTGATGCTCGGCCAGTGCGGCCCCGAATGGCCGGCGCGGCCCTGTGCCCTTTACCTGTGGGTCGACGATGTGGATGCCACGTGGGCGCAGGCGCTGGCGTCAGGCGGCACCGAAGAGAGCAAACCCGAAGACAAGCCGTATGGCCACCGCAACGCCGGCGTGAACGATGCGAATGGCAACACGTGGTGGATCGCTGCGCCCGTGCGCGAGTCGCACGCGTGA
- a CDS encoding GNAT family N-acetyltransferase — protein sequence MLTACVSTDEGSVTKALSHWAGVPRPGRVLLDGRYARLEPLTIERHEADLFDSARQPGAEARFAYLWDEVPADSHDFRIWMERAVGADDPLFFAVIDKATGRAEGRQALLRIDPVHGVIEIGHVLWGPAIARTRVATEALYLFATYAFDTLGYRRFEWKCNDRNVPSKRAALRFGFTFEGIFRQHMVVKGQNRDTAWFSILDSDWPTLKTSYERWLAPDNFDGDGRQLRKLEELRV from the coding sequence ATGCTGACGGCATGCGTGTCGACGGATGAGGGTAGTGTGACTAAGGCTCTCTCGCATTGGGCGGGCGTCCCACGACCGGGGCGCGTCCTGCTCGACGGACGGTACGCACGCCTGGAACCGTTGACCATCGAACGGCACGAGGCGGACTTGTTCGACTCGGCTCGGCAGCCTGGCGCGGAGGCACGTTTTGCGTATCTGTGGGATGAGGTGCCGGCTGACTCCCACGACTTCCGCATCTGGATGGAACGCGCCGTCGGCGCCGACGACCCGCTGTTCTTCGCGGTCATCGACAAGGCAACCGGACGCGCGGAAGGACGTCAGGCCCTGCTGCGCATCGATCCCGTTCATGGCGTCATCGAAATCGGTCACGTGCTGTGGGGGCCAGCCATTGCACGCACACGCGTGGCCACAGAGGCGCTGTATCTCTTCGCCACGTATGCGTTCGACACACTCGGGTACCGCCGATTCGAATGGAAGTGCAACGACCGCAACGTGCCGTCAAAGCGGGCGGCGCTGCGCTTCGGCTTCACCTTCGAGGGGATCTTCCGCCAGCACATGGTGGTCAAGGGGCAGAACCGAGACACGGCATGGTTCTCCATCCTTGATTCGGATTGGCCGACGCTGAAGACAAGCTACGAGCGTTGGCTCGCGCCGGACAACTTCGACGGCGATGGGCGGCAACTGCGCAAGCTCGAGGAGCTCCGGGTGTGA
- a CDS encoding helix-turn-helix domain-containing protein, whose protein sequence is MLHARRPRPPLDACVTVLWTVTAKPGPRRLERVLPTGTAQIVINLAEDRTRGYDEARGFAVVESSGSVLCGPSTRYGIIDTDEQYDVVGACIAPGGLPSLLAAPAAEFAETEAPLDALWGTRAIDRLRACLLEARTADARLDVLETALLAHWREAPLHPSVACALDAFARRAAVTTVGDAVAAAGVSARHLIDRFTAQVGLTPKRFCRVRRFQRAIAVAHRGAAEDWAAIAADCGFSDQSHLIHEFRAFAGLPPSAYLDHRTPHRNHVTFLDADGMRVDG, encoded by the coding sequence ATGCTCCACGCCAGGCGCCCGCGGCCGCCGCTTGACGCATGCGTCACGGTCCTGTGGACCGTGACGGCCAAGCCTGGGCCACGCCGGCTGGAGCGGGTGCTTCCGACCGGCACGGCCCAGATCGTGATCAACCTCGCCGAGGACCGCACGCGCGGCTACGACGAGGCACGTGGCTTCGCCGTCGTCGAGTCTTCCGGTTCCGTGCTGTGCGGCCCCAGCACCCGCTACGGCATCATCGACACCGACGAACAATACGACGTCGTGGGCGCCTGCATCGCCCCTGGAGGCCTGCCGTCGCTCCTGGCAGCGCCGGCGGCGGAGTTCGCCGAGACCGAAGCACCGCTCGACGCCCTATGGGGCACTCGCGCTATCGATCGCCTGCGCGCCTGCCTGCTCGAGGCCCGTACCGCCGACGCCCGCCTCGACGTGCTCGAAACGGCACTCCTCGCCCACTGGCGCGAAGCGCCTCTGCATCCATCGGTCGCATGCGCGCTTGACGCCTTCGCGCGCCGCGCGGCCGTGACGACAGTGGGCGACGCCGTCGCCGCCGCGGGGGTGAGCGCCCGTCACCTCATCGATCGCTTCACTGCCCAGGTCGGACTCACACCGAAGCGGTTCTGCCGCGTGCGTCGCTTCCAGCGCGCGATTGCCGTTGCCCACCGCGGCGCCGCCGAGGACTGGGCCGCCATCGCGGCCGATTGCGGGTTCTCGGATCAGTCCCACCTGATCCACGAGTTCCGCGCCTTCGCCGGGCTGCCGCCCTCGGCGTACCTCGACCACCGCACGCCCCACCGCAATCACGTCACGTTCCTGGATGCTGACGGCATGCGTGTCGACGGATGA
- a CDS encoding nuclear transport factor 2 family protein, with protein MEGLVIRTSIIAALLLSTVLTGIAQQQSVRTRDATSTEQAVQQQDQERIRAQITADTIALRRIYADDFLGIGPTGVVRNKTEVIADFTAHTLTYQSITTAEVRVRVYGNTAVETGRSTMVGQDRGKAVPRENRFTRVWTMADGRWQLVANHYSPMTPQ; from the coding sequence ATGGAGGGTCTAGTGATACGAACGTCGATCATCGCGGCGCTCCTGCTATCGACTGTCTTGACCGGTATCGCGCAGCAGCAGAGCGTGCGGACACGAGATGCAACGAGCACCGAACAGGCCGTTCAGCAGCAGGATCAGGAGCGGATTCGCGCGCAGATCACTGCCGACACCATCGCGCTTCGCCGAATCTATGCCGATGACTTTCTCGGCATCGGTCCGACCGGCGTCGTGCGCAACAAGACAGAGGTCATCGCTGACTTCACAGCGCATACCCTGACGTACCAATCGATTACCACCGCCGAGGTTCGCGTGCGCGTCTATGGAAATACCGCGGTGGAAACCGGTCGCTCGACGATGGTCGGACAGGATAGGGGCAAGGCCGTTCCCCGCGAAAATCGTTTCACGCGCGTCTGGACCATGGCGGACGGGAGGTGGCAGCTGGTGGCTAACCACTATTCGCCGATGACCCCCCAATAG
- a CDS encoding transposase — protein sequence MAMGTRQDEQPLLWIATSDLPTAPGHPFYARLNTVLDAAGFDAFVEAECRRFYAAVMGRPGLAPGRYFRLLLLGYFEGLGSERGIAWRAADSLAIRRFLHLGLEDGTPDHSTISRTRRLIDIETHRAVFTWVQTQLVAHGLLRGQTVAVDATTLEANAAMRSIVRRDTGETYQAYLTQLAEASGITTPTREALARFDRRRKKKSSNQEWTHPVDPDAKITKMKNGRTHLAHKAEHAVDVDSGAVVSVRVDGADVGDTTTVIETVVDATEQLERAGAPHRLEELIADKGYHSNRTLIDLHALDVRPYIAEPDRGRRQWRDLPEAKALVYANRRRLHGARGGRLRRQRAEYVERSFAHLYETGAMRRTHLRGHQNILKRLLVHAGAFNLGLILRQLTGWGTPRGLRSRLGALTRLITRYLGLLAPRWADLPGTTPLSVPVSTYTTDDLGGALPA from the coding sequence ATGGCCATGGGCACCCGCCAGGATGAACAACCGCTGCTGTGGATCGCGACGTCGGACCTGCCAACGGCACCTGGGCATCCGTTCTACGCGCGGTTGAATACAGTGCTCGACGCGGCCGGCTTCGACGCGTTCGTCGAGGCGGAATGCCGTCGGTTCTACGCGGCGGTGATGGGACGCCCTGGGCTGGCGCCGGGTCGGTACTTCCGGCTGCTCCTGCTCGGGTACTTCGAGGGCCTCGGCTCCGAGCGCGGCATTGCCTGGCGTGCCGCCGATTCGCTGGCCATCCGTCGCTTCCTGCATCTGGGGCTCGAGGACGGCACGCCGGATCATTCGACGATCTCCCGCACGCGGCGGCTGATCGACATCGAGACCCATCGAGCCGTCTTCACGTGGGTGCAGACGCAGTTGGTGGCGCACGGGCTGCTGCGCGGCCAGACCGTGGCGGTCGATGCGACGACACTCGAGGCCAATGCCGCCATGCGCAGCATCGTGCGGCGCGACACGGGCGAGACCTACCAGGCCTACCTGACGCAACTCGCCGAGGCCTCCGGCATCACGACGCCCACGCGGGAGGCCCTGGCGCGCTTCGACCGGCGTCGCAAGAAGAAGAGCTCCAACCAGGAGTGGACGCACCCGGTCGATCCCGACGCGAAGATCACCAAGATGAAGAACGGGCGGACGCACCTCGCGCACAAGGCCGAGCACGCCGTCGATGTCGACAGCGGGGCGGTCGTCTCCGTGCGCGTGGACGGCGCCGACGTCGGCGACACCACCACGGTGATCGAGACCGTCGTCGACGCGACGGAGCAATTGGAACGGGCCGGCGCGCCGCACCGGCTGGAGGAGCTGATCGCCGACAAGGGCTACCACAGCAATCGGACCCTCATCGACCTGCACGCGCTCGACGTCCGTCCGTACATCGCCGAACCGGACCGCGGGCGCCGGCAATGGCGGGACCTTCCCGAAGCGAAAGCGCTCGTCTACGCGAATCGCCGACGCCTGCATGGCGCGCGTGGCGGACGACTCCGCCGGCAGCGCGCCGAGTACGTCGAACGCTCGTTCGCGCACCTCTACGAGACCGGCGCGATGCGCCGCACGCATCTGCGCGGGCATCAGAACATCCTCAAGCGGCTCCTGGTGCATGCGGGCGCCTTCAATCTTGGCCTGATCCTGCGACAACTGACCGGCTGGGGCACGCCGCGAGGCCTCCGGAGCCGCCTCGGTGCGCTCACGCGCCTCATCACGCGCTATCTCGGCCTGCTCGCCCCGCGCTGGGCCGACCTGCCGGGCACCACACCCTTGTCGGTGCCCGTGTCGACCTACACCACCGACGACCTCGGCGGTGCGCTACCGGCGTGA